Proteins encoded within one genomic window of Granulicella pectinivorans:
- a CDS encoding acyltransferase family protein, whose amino-acid sequence MPPASQASPVTASGSLLLDLARLGAALAVVFGHFSQPEYSTVWHYHLDYALNGVGVFFVLSGFVIRLITTARATDARSYALDRVSRIYSVLLPCLLFTLLASAILRHLTPALLPQILANLTFTAQCWGLDIFLHDNGVLWSLCYECFFYLFYGIAFFGRGWHRIAALLVTALVVGPPILIMLPLWLLGCLIHDLYQKLRPRPLAGILRTAAPVLLLAAAAFAARHALRTLAHAIKPLVRPLFDFTRSHDIHLLQRASPRFYLFGIPTAIALLILLLAVEKIRIDRNHPAVRTIRFAANGTFALYLLHVPLILLAAAFIPYSHANPLQALALLSAIVVLGIAAQPPMDSLKDRMRGRTR is encoded by the coding sequence ATGCCACCCGCCTCTCAAGCGTCACCGGTCACGGCCTCAGGCTCTCTGCTCCTGGACCTCGCACGCCTCGGAGCAGCCCTCGCCGTCGTCTTCGGACACTTCAGCCAGCCCGAATACTCCACCGTCTGGCACTATCACCTCGACTACGCTCTCAACGGAGTCGGCGTCTTCTTCGTCCTCTCCGGATTCGTCATCCGCCTCATCACCACCGCACGAGCCACGGATGCCAGGTCCTACGCCCTCGACCGTGTCTCCCGCATCTACTCCGTCCTGCTTCCCTGCCTCCTCTTCACCCTCCTGGCCTCCGCGATCCTCCGCCATCTCACCCCCGCCCTCCTCCCGCAGATCCTCGCCAACCTCACCTTCACCGCCCAATGCTGGGGTCTGGACATCTTCCTCCACGACAACGGAGTCCTCTGGTCCCTCTGCTACGAGTGCTTCTTCTACCTTTTCTACGGCATCGCCTTCTTCGGTCGCGGCTGGCACCGCATCGCAGCCCTGCTCGTCACCGCCCTCGTCGTCGGCCCTCCCATCCTCATCATGCTTCCTCTGTGGCTCCTCGGCTGCCTCATCCACGACCTCTACCAGAAGCTGCGCCCCCGTCCCCTGGCCGGCATCCTCCGGACCGCCGCTCCCGTCCTCCTCCTCGCCGCCGCAGCCTTCGCCGCCCGTCACGCCCTGCGCACCCTGGCCCACGCCATCAAGCCCCTCGTGCGCCCCCTCTTCGACTTCACCCGGTCCCACGACATCCATCTCCTCCAGCGAGCCAGCCCGCGCTTCTACCTCTTCGGCATCCCCACCGCCATCGCCCTCCTCATCCTTCTGCTCGCCGTCGAAAAGATCCGGATCGACCGCAACCACCCCGCCGTCCGGACCATCCGTTTCGCCGCCAACGGAACCTTCGCCCTCTACCTCCTCCACGTCCCCCTCATCCTCCTCGCCGCCGCCTTCATCCCCTACTCCCACGCAAACCCTCTCCAGGCTCTCGCCCTTCTCTCCGCAATCGTCGTACTCGGCATCGCTGCCCAGCCTCCCATGGACAGCCTCAAGGACCGGATGCGCGGCCGAACCCGCTAA
- a CDS encoding Orn/Lys/Arg decarboxylase N-terminal domain-containing protein — translation MNEGRWVLLIASEVGRTDSVSDRAMERLVTAISDEGYEVVRTSTPEDGLSLVTSDPSYSTILLDWDLSGESQFDERAALQILRAVRRRNKKIPIFLIADRTLVSELPLEVVKQVHEYIHLFGDTPVFIANRVDFAVERYHEQLLPPYFRELKKYTAQGAYSWDAPGHMGGVAYLKHPVGQEFHSFFGENLLRADLGISTAPLGSWLDHIGPPGDAERNAARIFGADWTFFVLSGSSTSNQIVGHGIIAQDDIVLADANCHKSICHSLTVTGARPVYFKPTRNGYGMIGLVPLKRFSKENVEALIAKSPFSAGARSQVPTCAVVTNSTYDGLCYDVDKVTTQLAESVPRIHFDEAWYAYAKFHPLYKGRFAMGVPDDMPDRPAIFSTQSTHKMLAAFSMGSMVHIKLSPRAPLDFDQFNEAFMMHGTTSPFYPLIASLDVAAAMMDEPAGPTLMSETLQDAISFRKAMSSIAHRLRAAEQGWFFRLYQPEYVFDPLDGKTYLLEEAADGLLTNRSSAWTLKPGQDWHGYQDEDIADEYCMLDPAKVTILTPGVNAQGVISDWGIPGAILTEFLDSRRVEIARTGDYTVLVLFSIGTSKGKWGALLENLFEFKRLYDTEAPLEEALPELVAKYPTRYRSVTLKELSDEMHAAMVELDLAGLVNAACDEDFDPVLTPAQTYQKLVRGETEKLRFADMAGRIAAVMLVPYPPGIPMSMPGERLGSSESPVIKLIIAMEEFGKRFPGFEREVHGIEVDSEGNYWMRAVIETASPKKRRNGKNGGPPSSAPRVNKRTTVTPVRRSTE, via the coding sequence ATGAACGAAGGCCGTTGGGTTTTATTGATTGCGAGCGAGGTCGGACGTACCGACTCCGTCTCTGACCGTGCCATGGAGCGGCTTGTTACCGCCATTAGCGACGAAGGCTACGAGGTAGTCCGAACGTCCACCCCAGAAGACGGCCTGTCGCTCGTCACATCCGACCCAAGCTACTCCACCATCCTCCTCGATTGGGATCTCTCCGGAGAATCCCAGTTCGACGAACGAGCCGCGCTCCAGATCCTCCGCGCCGTCCGCCGCCGCAACAAGAAGATCCCCATCTTCCTCATCGCCGACCGCACCCTCGTCTCCGAGCTTCCCCTCGAGGTCGTCAAGCAGGTCCACGAGTACATCCACCTCTTCGGGGACACCCCCGTCTTCATCGCCAACCGCGTCGACTTCGCCGTCGAGCGCTACCACGAACAGCTCCTCCCGCCCTACTTCCGCGAACTCAAGAAGTACACCGCGCAGGGAGCCTACTCCTGGGACGCACCCGGCCACATGGGCGGCGTAGCGTACCTGAAACACCCCGTTGGCCAGGAGTTCCATAGCTTCTTCGGCGAAAACCTCCTCCGTGCCGATCTCGGCATCTCCACCGCCCCCCTCGGCTCCTGGCTCGACCACATCGGCCCCCCGGGCGACGCCGAACGAAACGCCGCCCGCATCTTCGGCGCCGACTGGACCTTCTTCGTCCTCTCCGGCTCCTCCACCTCGAACCAGATCGTAGGCCATGGCATCATCGCCCAGGACGACATCGTCCTCGCCGACGCCAACTGCCACAAGTCCATCTGCCACTCCCTCACCGTCACCGGCGCGCGCCCCGTCTACTTCAAGCCCACGCGCAACGGCTACGGCATGATCGGCCTCGTGCCCCTCAAGCGCTTCTCCAAGGAGAATGTAGAAGCCCTCATCGCCAAAAGCCCCTTCTCCGCCGGTGCCCGCTCCCAGGTCCCCACCTGCGCCGTCGTCACCAACTCCACCTACGACGGCCTCTGTTACGACGTCGACAAAGTCACCACGCAGCTCGCCGAATCCGTCCCGCGCATCCACTTCGACGAAGCCTGGTACGCCTATGCCAAGTTCCATCCGCTCTATAAGGGCCGTTTCGCCATGGGCGTCCCCGACGACATGCCCGACCGCCCCGCCATCTTCTCCACCCAGTCCACCCATAAGATGCTCGCGGCCTTCTCCATGGGCTCCATGGTCCACATCAAGCTCAGCCCCCGCGCCCCGCTGGACTTCGACCAGTTCAACGAAGCCTTCATGATGCATGGGACCACATCGCCCTTCTACCCTCTCATCGCGTCGCTCGACGTCGCCGCCGCCATGATGGACGAGCCCGCCGGCCCCACCCTCATGTCCGAGACCCTGCAGGACGCCATCTCCTTCCGCAAGGCCATGTCGTCGATCGCCCATCGCCTCCGCGCGGCCGAGCAGGGCTGGTTCTTCCGCCTCTACCAGCCCGAGTACGTCTTCGACCCCCTCGACGGCAAGACCTACCTCCTCGAAGAGGCCGCCGACGGTCTCCTCACCAACCGCTCCTCTGCCTGGACCCTCAAGCCCGGGCAGGACTGGCACGGCTATCAGGACGAAGACATCGCCGACGAGTACTGCATGCTCGACCCGGCCAAGGTCACCATCCTCACCCCCGGCGTCAACGCCCAGGGCGTCATCTCCGACTGGGGCATCCCCGGCGCCATCCTTACCGAATTCCTCGACTCCCGCCGCGTCGAAATCGCCCGCACCGGCGACTACACCGTCCTCGTCCTCTTCTCCATCGGCACCTCCAAGGGCAAGTGGGGCGCACTCCTCGAGAACCTCTTCGAGTTCAAGCGCCTCTACGACACCGAGGCCCCCCTCGAAGAAGCCCTGCCCGAGCTCGTCGCCAAGTACCCCACCCGCTACCGCAGCGTGACCCTCAAGGAGCTCTCCGACGAGATGCACGCCGCCATGGTCGAGCTCGACCTCGCCGGCCTCGTCAACGCAGCCTGCGATGAAGACTTCGACCCCGTCCTCACCCCGGCGCAGACCTACCAGAAGCTCGTCCGCGGCGAGACCGAGAAGCTCCGCTTCGCCGACATGGCCGGCCGCATCGCCGCCGTCATGCTCGTCCCCTACCCCCCCGGCATCCCCATGTCCATGCCCGGCGAGCGTCTCGGCTCCTCCGAGTCCCCTGTCATCAAGCTCATCATCGCCATGGAAGAGTTCGGCAAGCGCTTCCCCGGCTTCGAGCGCGAGGTCCACGGCATCGAGGTCGACTCCGAGGGCAACTACTGGATGCGCGCCGTCATAGAAACCGCCAGCCCCAAAAAGCGCCGCAACGGCAAGAACGGCGGCCCACCGTCCTCCGCGCCCCGCGTCAACAAACGCACCACCGTCACCCCGGTCCGCCGCTCCACGGAGTAA